In Denitratisoma sp. DHT3, one DNA window encodes the following:
- a CDS encoding AI-2E family transporter: MTADRLQAALWIGLGLVLLYLINLLGPVLTPFLLAAILAYVCNPLANRLAARLGRTGAVLLLLTASAVIGGLLALTLLPLVRTESQQLMERLPDLLDVANERWLPWLQRHFGISLSIGWSPEEVRAWLGEHWEGIRSVLGGLALSAAKGGQALLQWLTILLLTPVVLFYLLRDWDALLARLAEFVPPRWRDTTFALAREVDGVLSEFLRGQLLVMLILAGYYSLALSLAGINFALPLGLMTGLLIFVPYLGYATGLVLSVLAALLQFQGFSPLLGVAVVFGIGQVLESFLLTPYLVGERIGLHPLAVIFALLAFGQLFGFFGVLLALPASAALLVGLRRLRGLYLNSHFYRNE, encoded by the coding sequence ATGACTGCCGACCGCCTACAGGCCGCTCTCTGGATCGGTCTCGGCCTTGTCCTGCTGTACCTGATCAACCTGCTCGGCCCGGTGCTGACGCCATTCCTGCTGGCGGCGATCCTGGCCTACGTCTGCAACCCGCTCGCCAACCGGCTCGCCGCGCGCCTGGGCCGGACCGGCGCGGTGCTCCTGCTGCTGACCGCCTCCGCCGTGATCGGCGGCCTCCTGGCGCTCACCCTGCTGCCCCTGGTGCGGACCGAGAGCCAGCAATTGATGGAGCGCCTGCCGGATCTGCTGGACGTGGCCAACGAACGCTGGCTGCCCTGGCTGCAGCGACATTTCGGCATTTCCCTCAGCATCGGCTGGTCGCCCGAGGAAGTGCGGGCCTGGCTGGGCGAGCATTGGGAGGGCATCCGCTCGGTGCTGGGCGGCCTGGCGCTGTCGGCGGCCAAGGGTGGGCAGGCGCTGCTGCAATGGCTCACCATCCTGCTGCTGACGCCGGTGGTGCTGTTCTATCTGCTGCGCGACTGGGACGCGCTGCTGGCCCGGCTGGCGGAGTTCGTGCCGCCGCGCTGGCGCGACACCACCTTTGCCCTCGCCCGCGAGGTGGACGGCGTACTGTCCGAATTCCTGCGCGGCCAACTGCTGGTGATGCTGATCCTGGCCGGTTATTACAGCCTGGCCCTGAGCCTGGCCGGCATCAACTTCGCCCTGCCCCTGGGCCTCATGACCGGACTGCTGATTTTCGTCCCCTACCTGGGCTATGCCACCGGCCTGGTGCTCTCGGTGCTGGCGGCCCTGCTGCAGTTCCAGGGATTCTCGCCACTGCTCGGCGTGGCCGTGGTGTTCGGCATCGGCCAGGTACTGGAGAGCTTCCTGCTGACGCCCTACCTGGTCGGCGAGCGCATCGGCCTGCATCCCCTGGCGGTGATCTTCGCCCTGCTGGCCTTCGGCCAACTGTTCGGCTTTTTCGGCGTGCTGCTGGCCCTGCCCGCATCGGCGGCGCTCCTGGTGGGGCTGCGCCGCCTGCGGGGCCTCTACCTGAACAGCCATTTCTATCGTAACGAATGA
- the purM gene encoding phosphoribosylformylglycinamidine cyclo-ligase, with protein sequence MSTPLTYRDAGVDIDAGDALVERIKPFAKRTMRPEVMGGIGGFGALFELSKKYREPVLVSGTDGVGTKLKLAFHLNKHDTVGQDLVAMSVNDILVQGAEPLFFLDYFACGRLDVDIAADVIKGIAQGCELAGCALIGGETAEMPSMYPDGEYDLAGFAVGAVEKSRIIDGSTIRPGDVVLGLASSGAHSNGYSLVRKIIERADPDMDADFHGRSLRDVLMAPTRIYVKPLLALMAALPVKGMAHITGGGLVENVPRVLPENVTAVLQQKAWPLPPLFQWLQKEGNVADAEMHRVFNCGIGMAVVVAAEHEDLARSLLTEAGETVHAIGRIEARAEGQARTVVV encoded by the coding sequence TTGAGCACCCCCCTGACTTACCGTGATGCCGGTGTGGACATCGACGCCGGCGATGCCCTGGTCGAGCGCATCAAGCCTTTTGCCAAGCGCACCATGCGCCCTGAAGTGATGGGCGGCATCGGCGGTTTCGGCGCCCTGTTCGAACTGTCGAAGAAATACAGGGAGCCGGTGCTGGTCTCCGGCACCGACGGCGTGGGCACCAAGCTCAAGCTCGCGTTCCACCTGAACAAGCACGACACCGTGGGCCAGGACCTGGTGGCGATGAGCGTCAACGACATCTTGGTGCAGGGTGCGGAACCCCTGTTCTTCCTCGACTATTTCGCCTGCGGCCGCCTCGACGTGGATATCGCGGCCGACGTGATCAAGGGCATCGCCCAGGGCTGCGAACTGGCCGGCTGCGCGCTGATCGGCGGCGAGACCGCCGAGATGCCGAGCATGTATCCGGACGGCGAATACGACCTGGCGGGCTTCGCCGTCGGCGCCGTGGAGAAGTCGCGGATCATCGACGGCTCCACCATCCGCCCCGGCGATGTGGTGCTCGGCCTGGCCTCCTCCGGTGCCCATTCCAACGGCTATTCCCTGGTGCGCAAGATCATCGAGCGCGCCGATCCCGACATGGACGCCGATTTCCATGGCCGGTCGCTGCGCGACGTCCTGATGGCGCCGACGCGCATCTACGTGAAGCCGCTGCTGGCCCTGATGGCGGCGCTGCCGGTGAAGGGCATGGCCCACATCACCGGCGGCGGCCTGGTGGAGAACGTGCCGCGCGTGCTGCCGGAGAACGTGACGGCCGTGCTGCAACAGAAGGCATGGCCCCTGCCGCCGCTGTTCCAGTGGCTGCAAAAGGAAGGCAACGTCGCCGACGCCGAGATGCACAGGGTCTTCAACTGCGGCATCGGGATGGCGGTGGTGGTGGCCGCCGAGCACGAGGACCTTGCCCGGTCGCTGCTGACGGAGGCCGGCGAGACGGTCCACGCCATCGGCCGCATCGAGGCCCGCGCCGAGGGACAGGCCCGGACCGTCGTCGTCTGA
- a CDS encoding helix-turn-helix transcriptional regulator translates to MSNEFFSKRLKEARLHAGFSQAALGIAAGIDEFSASPRINQYEKGKHLPDLLTVSRIAAVLGVPPPYFFTEDDALAELIRCWGNTDETARQELLGQARQRSGSAAPEKKSGRQRRP, encoded by the coding sequence ATGTCCAACGAGTTTTTTTCAAAGCGGTTAAAGGAGGCGCGACTGCATGCGGGGTTTTCCCAGGCGGCGCTCGGAATTGCCGCAGGCATCGACGAATTCTCGGCCAGCCCCAGAATCAACCAGTATGAAAAAGGCAAGCATCTGCCCGATCTGCTCACGGTATCCCGCATTGCCGCCGTGCTCGGCGTGCCGCCGCCCTATTTCTTCACCGAGGACGACGCCCTGGCGGAACTCATACGCTGCTGGGGGAATACGGACGAGACCGCGCGACAGGAACTCCTGGGCCAGGCCCGCCAGCGGAGCGGGAGCGCCGCCCCTGAAAAGAAGTCCGGCCGGCAGCGCCGGCCGTGA
- a CDS encoding putative bifunctional diguanylate cyclase/phosphodiesterase encodes MSLEEIDTGSHAGAEGGLADALFDHAHEGMMILCDEGRVLRVNPAFSDMTGYAEADVVGRRLDMFAVEQHDVRFHAAIWSVLREEGVWRGGILGRRKSGEAFPLLLTLCAVDTGRSSCYVGTFMDLSVLRTRQRELDHMTHYDALTCLPNRALFVDRLQVAMAQTRRSGRVLVICYLDLDCFKHINDAYGHAAGDRMLIEASVRLQGAVRAGDTVARLGGDEFALLMGDLPNVEECHPTLTRMLASLSEPMTIDGCAVQISASIGATVFPSDDCDPDTLLRHADQAMLIAKQKGRDGYHLFDADYDLRVRKRHADLERIRLALLRKELCLYFQPKVNLRTGRVVGAEALLRWMHPEHGLVLPGEFLPLVENTGLMAPIGEWVLDAAVEYWRRWRAAGLEIGVSVNIAASHLLHGDFLANLTARLGQGGMEPQHLELEILETTALEDLDKTFEVLAACRRLGVSISLDDFGIGYSSLAYLKRLPVNALKIDRSFVRDMLQDADDLAIIEGVIGLAQAFGKEVVAEGVETITHGKRLLRMGCGYAQGFGIARPMPGYALVDWAIGYHDAPLVFDGLE; translated from the coding sequence ATGTCATTGGAAGAAATCGATACCGGATCCCATGCCGGTGCGGAAGGTGGCTTGGCGGATGCGCTCTTCGATCATGCCCACGAAGGGATGATGATTCTCTGTGACGAAGGCCGTGTGCTACGGGTCAACCCCGCATTCTCGGATATGACGGGATACGCCGAAGCGGATGTCGTCGGACGCCGCCTCGACATGTTCGCCGTGGAGCAGCACGATGTACGGTTCCACGCCGCCATATGGAGTGTATTGCGGGAAGAAGGCGTCTGGCGCGGGGGGATATTGGGGCGGCGCAAAAGCGGCGAGGCGTTCCCGCTGCTGCTCACGCTTTGCGCGGTCGATACCGGCCGCAGCAGCTGCTATGTCGGAACGTTCATGGATCTCTCCGTCCTCAGGACGCGGCAGAGGGAACTCGACCACATGACCCACTACGACGCCCTGACGTGCCTGCCCAATCGGGCGCTGTTCGTCGACCGCCTGCAGGTGGCGATGGCGCAGACGCGGCGGTCTGGCCGGGTGCTCGTGATCTGCTATCTCGATCTGGACTGTTTCAAGCACATCAATGACGCTTATGGGCACGCAGCCGGTGACCGGATGCTGATCGAGGCCTCGGTCAGGCTGCAGGGGGCGGTGCGGGCCGGCGACACGGTGGCGCGGCTGGGCGGAGACGAATTCGCCTTGTTGATGGGGGATCTGCCCAACGTCGAGGAGTGCCACCCCACCCTGACCCGGATGCTGGCGTCCTTGTCCGAGCCGATGACGATCGATGGCTGCGCCGTCCAGATTTCGGCCAGCATCGGCGCGACTGTGTTCCCTTCCGACGACTGCGATCCGGACACGCTGCTGCGTCATGCCGACCAGGCAATGCTCATCGCGAAGCAAAAGGGGCGCGATGGCTACCATCTGTTCGACGCGGACTACGACCTGCGAGTGCGGAAGCGTCATGCGGACCTCGAGCGCATCCGCCTTGCCTTGCTGCGGAAGGAGCTGTGCCTGTATTTCCAGCCCAAGGTGAATTTGCGCACGGGTCGGGTGGTGGGTGCGGAAGCCCTGCTGCGCTGGATGCATCCGGAGCACGGCCTGGTGCTTCCCGGCGAATTCCTGCCGCTGGTCGAGAATACCGGCCTGATGGCGCCGATCGGCGAATGGGTGCTGGATGCGGCGGTCGAGTATTGGCGGCGCTGGCGCGCCGCCGGACTGGAGATCGGTGTCAGCGTGAATATCGCCGCGTCCCATCTGCTGCATGGGGATTTTCTCGCCAACCTGACGGCCCGGCTCGGGCAAGGCGGCATGGAGCCGCAGCATCTGGAACTGGAGATACTGGAAACCACCGCCCTGGAGGACCTGGACAAAACCTTCGAAGTACTGGCGGCGTGCCGCCGGCTGGGCGTGTCAATTTCGCTGGACGATTTCGGCATCGGCTATTCGTCCCTCGCTTATCTGAAGCGGCTACCCGTGAATGCCCTGAAGATCGACCGATCCTTCGTGCGCGACATGCTGCAGGATGCCGACGACCTGGCGATCATCGAGGGCGTGATCGGCCTGGCGCAGGCGTTCGGCAAGGAGGTGGTGGCCGAGGGGGTCGAGACGATCACTCACGGGAAGCGGTTGCTGCGGATGGGCTGCGGCTATGCGCAGGGTTTCGGCATCGCGCGCCCCATGCCCGGATACGCCTTGGTCGATTGGGCGATCGGGTATCACGATGCGCCACTGGTCTTTGACGGCCTGGAATGA
- a CDS encoding flagellar brake protein, translating into MSAPSNDNLDEFTITFRREIVFYLRQLINDGTPISIMFNGGNDSILTIALDLDESKDILVFDWGSSEEVNQRFLKSERNIFIARPHGIRNQFVTGQPKEVTHQKRRAFAVKLPEKYVRLQRREFFRLTLPMTQRPPCTIKQGDGTEIILEVVDIGLGGIALEAASLPKPCEIGQTFAGVRIDLKGHDELLVDLVVRYRGEITRGQKQMARLGCEFRKLSPAQDNQLQRYVTQIQREERLRMGG; encoded by the coding sequence ATGAGTGCACCGAGCAACGACAACCTCGACGAGTTCACGATCACCTTCCGCCGGGAAATCGTTTTTTATCTGCGCCAGTTGATCAATGACGGCACACCGATCAGCATCATGTTCAACGGCGGCAACGACAGCATCCTCACAATCGCGCTGGACCTCGACGAAAGCAAGGACATCCTTGTCTTCGACTGGGGCAGCAGCGAGGAAGTCAATCAGCGTTTCCTGAAGAGCGAACGCAACATCTTCATCGCGCGCCCCCATGGCATCCGCAACCAGTTCGTGACGGGCCAGCCCAAGGAGGTCACCCATCAGAAGCGGCGGGCCTTCGCCGTCAAGCTGCCGGAAAAATATGTACGTCTGCAGCGGCGGGAGTTCTTCCGCCTCACACTGCCCATGACCCAGCGCCCCCCATGCACCATCAAGCAAGGCGACGGCACGGAAATCATCCTGGAGGTGGTGGATATCGGTCTGGGCGGCATCGCGCTGGAAGCCGCCAGCCTGCCCAAGCCCTGCGAAATCGGCCAGACCTTCGCCGGCGTCCGCATCGACCTGAAGGGCCATGACGAACTGCTGGTCGACCTCGTCGTCCGCTACAGGGGCGAAATCACCCGGGGACAAAAACAGATGGCGCGGCTGGGCTGCGAATTCAGGAAACTGAGCCCGGCCCAGGACAACCAGCTGCAGCGCTACGTCACCCAGATACAGCGGGAAGAGCGGCTCCGAATGGGAGGCTAG
- the miaA gene encoding tRNA (adenosine(37)-N6)-dimethylallyltransferase MiaA, whose product MGPTASGKTALAMDLCDRFPVELVSVDSAQVFIDMDIGTAKPDAATLARYPHHLIDLITPEERYSAARFREDALRVMAEITARGRVPLLVGGTMLYFKALREGLADLPEADPALRAAIDAEAAEKGWPALHRELAALDPETAARLKPADAQRIQRALEVVRLTGRPLGAFFARQRAPRLPYRTLALALAPADRAELHRRIALRFDQMLAAGLVEEVHALRRKYRLAAALPSMRCVGYRQVWDMIEGRIPPPELRDRGIFATRQFAKRQLTWLNNMQEVTVLDAMDAITPETARLTVDRFLAAMPT is encoded by the coding sequence ATGGGCCCCACCGCCAGCGGCAAGACCGCGCTGGCGATGGACCTGTGCGACCGTTTCCCGGTGGAACTGGTCAGCGTCGATTCGGCCCAGGTGTTCATCGACATGGACATCGGCACCGCCAAGCCCGACGCCGCCACGCTGGCTCGCTATCCCCACCACCTGATCGACCTGATCACGCCCGAGGAACGCTATTCCGCCGCCCGCTTCCGCGAGGATGCGCTGCGGGTGATGGCCGAAATCACGGCTCGCGGCCGGGTGCCCCTGCTGGTGGGTGGCACCATGCTCTACTTCAAGGCCCTGCGCGAAGGGCTGGCGGACCTGCCGGAGGCCGACCCGGCGCTGCGCGCCGCCATCGACGCCGAGGCCGCGGAAAAGGGCTGGCCGGCGCTGCACCGGGAATTGGCGGCGCTGGACCCGGAAACCGCCGCCCGGCTCAAACCCGCGGATGCCCAGCGAATCCAGCGCGCCCTGGAAGTGGTGCGTCTGACGGGCCGCCCGCTGGGGGCCTTCTTCGCCCGCCAGCGGGCGCCACGCCTGCCTTACCGCACGCTGGCGCTGGCGCTGGCGCCGGCCGATCGCGCCGAACTGCATCGCCGCATCGCCCTGCGTTTCGACCAGATGCTGGCGGCCGGGTTGGTCGAGGAAGTGCATGCGCTGCGCCGGAAATACCGGCTGGCGGCCGCATTGCCATCGATGCGCTGCGTCGGCTACCGGCAGGTCTGGGATATGATCGAGGGTCGCATTCCGCCCCCGGAATTGCGGGATCGGGGTATATTCGCTACACGCCAGTTCGCCAAAAGGCAGTTGACCTGGCTCAATAATATGCAAGAGGTGACCGTTCTCGACGCCATGGACGCAATCACCCCGGAGACAGCCCGCCTGACGGTGGACAGATTTTTGGCCGCAATGCCGACTTGA
- the mutL gene encoding DNA mismatch repair endonuclease MutL yields the protein MARIHPLPDLLISQIAAGEVVERPASVLKELLENSLDAGATKIDVQLEEGGVRLVRVTDDGCGIEPEDLSLALARHATSKIGSLSDLERVASYGFRGEALASIASVARVSIGSRTAGAQRGSRIRGDTLTLEPAAMAAGTTIEVADLYFNTPARRKFLRTDATEYAHCDEALRRMALANPAVAFGLAHNGNQRRRLAAGDLKRRAQEILGDDFLEHARAVEVGAGPLRLTGFAALPAYSRAGRDEQYFYVNGRFVRDKLLAHAVREAYVDVLHGARHPAYVLFLTLDPAGVDVNVHPAKTEVRFRDARGVHQFVFHALQRTLAAPLATLPTAATPAPATSPPAGADAYPRPMPWQAPLGVRENTAQDYLAFARGAFDAASIPVPAPGMASAPQAAGRDDGPPLGYAIAQLHGIYVLAQNAAGLVLVDMHAAHERILYEGLKNQLDAGSPPVQPLLVPLVMAAGEKELACAEEHGDTLARLGFELSPAGPRELAVRAVPALLAAGDLPALVRSLLADLAEFPASRVIEARRNELLATMACHGAVRARRALSLAEMNALLRDMEATERADQCNHGRPTWVQLSIADLDKLFLRGQ from the coding sequence ATGGCGCGCATCCACCCGCTTCCCGACCTTCTGATCAGCCAGATCGCCGCCGGCGAGGTCGTGGAACGTCCGGCCTCGGTACTCAAGGAGCTGCTGGAAAACAGTCTCGACGCCGGCGCCACGAAGATCGACGTGCAACTGGAGGAAGGCGGAGTGCGGCTGGTGCGCGTCACCGACGACGGCTGCGGCATCGAACCCGAGGACCTGTCCCTGGCCCTGGCCCGCCACGCCACCAGCAAGATCGGCAGCCTGTCGGACCTGGAGCGGGTGGCCAGCTACGGCTTCCGCGGCGAGGCCCTGGCGTCCATCGCCTCGGTGGCCAGGGTCAGCATCGGTTCCCGCACCGCCGGCGCCCAGCGCGGCAGCCGCATCCGCGGCGACACCCTGACCCTGGAGCCGGCCGCGATGGCCGCCGGCACCACCATCGAAGTCGCCGACCTGTATTTCAACACCCCGGCCCGGCGCAAGTTCCTGCGCACGGACGCCACGGAATACGCCCATTGCGACGAAGCCCTGCGGCGCATGGCCCTGGCCAATCCGGCCGTCGCCTTCGGCCTCGCCCACAACGGCAACCAGCGTCGCCGCCTGGCGGCCGGCGACCTGAAGCGGCGGGCGCAGGAAATCCTGGGCGACGACTTCCTCGAACACGCCCGCGCGGTGGAGGTCGGCGCCGGCCCGCTGCGGCTGACCGGCTTCGCCGCCCTGCCCGCCTATTCCCGCGCCGGCCGGGACGAACAGTATTTCTACGTGAACGGCCGCTTCGTGCGCGACAAGCTGCTCGCCCACGCCGTCCGCGAAGCCTACGTCGACGTGCTGCACGGCGCCCGCCACCCGGCCTACGTGCTGTTCCTGACCCTGGACCCGGCGGGAGTGGATGTGAATGTGCACCCGGCCAAGACCGAGGTCCGCTTCCGCGACGCCCGTGGCGTGCACCAGTTCGTCTTCCACGCGCTGCAGCGGACGCTGGCGGCGCCGCTGGCGACCCTGCCCACGGCGGCCACGCCGGCGCCGGCGACCAGCCCGCCGGCAGGCGCGGACGCCTATCCCCGCCCCATGCCCTGGCAGGCGCCGCTGGGCGTGCGGGAAAACACCGCCCAGGACTATCTGGCCTTCGCCCGCGGCGCCTTCGACGCGGCCTCAATCCCGGTGCCAGCGCCAGGGATGGCCTCCGCGCCCCAGGCGGCCGGCCGGGACGATGGTCCGCCGCTGGGTTATGCCATCGCCCAGTTGCACGGCATCTACGTGCTGGCCCAGAACGCGGCCGGCCTGGTGCTGGTCGATATGCACGCCGCCCATGAGCGCATCCTCTACGAGGGGCTGAAGAACCAGCTCGACGCCGGCTCGCCGCCGGTCCAGCCCCTGCTGGTGCCGCTGGTGATGGCGGCCGGCGAAAAGGAACTGGCCTGCGCCGAAGAGCATGGCGACACCCTGGCCCGACTGGGTTTCGAGCTGAGTCCGGCGGGGCCCCGCGAACTGGCGGTGCGCGCCGTGCCGGCGCTGCTGGCGGCGGGCGACCTGCCGGCCCTGGTGCGCTCCCTGCTCGCCGACCTGGCCGAGTTTCCCGCCAGCCGGGTGATCGAGGCCCGGCGCAACGAACTGCTGGCGACCATGGCCTGCCACGGCGCGGTGCGCGCCCGCCGCGCGCTCTCCCTGGCCGAGATGAACGCCCTGCTGCGCGACATGGAAGCCACTGAACGGGCCGACCAGTGCAACCACGGCCGCCCCACCTGGGTGCAACTGTCCATCGCCGATCTGGACAAGCTGTTTCTCCGTGGTCAGTAA
- a CDS encoding LemA family protein: protein MSIGLILLGAVIVILIYGIGLYNNLVQVKHEVAKAWANIDVLLKQRHDELPKLVEVCKQYKAFEQSTLQRVIEARSRVQSAREQQDIPALGRAEGALRLGLGNLFAVAEAYPELKANEQFMQLQSRITALENALADRRELYNEAVNINNVRIEQFPDAVIARHFNFPARPLLEFSTAETADVDIKALFG, encoded by the coding sequence ATGAGTATCGGTCTGATCCTGCTTGGCGCCGTGATCGTCATCCTGATCTACGGCATCGGCCTCTACAACAATCTGGTGCAGGTCAAGCACGAAGTCGCCAAGGCCTGGGCCAATATCGACGTGCTGCTCAAGCAGCGCCATGACGAGCTGCCCAAGCTGGTGGAGGTCTGCAAGCAATACAAGGCTTTCGAGCAGAGCACCCTGCAACGGGTGATCGAGGCCCGTTCCCGCGTCCAGTCCGCCCGGGAACAGCAGGACATCCCGGCCTTGGGCCGGGCCGAGGGCGCCCTGCGACTGGGTCTGGGCAACCTTTTCGCGGTGGCCGAAGCCTATCCGGAACTCAAGGCCAACGAGCAGTTCATGCAGTTGCAGAGCCGCATCACCGCTCTGGAAAACGCGCTCGCCGATCGCCGGGAGCTTTACAACGAGGCGGTGAACATCAACAACGTGCGCATCGAACAGTTTCCGGACGCCGTCATCGCCCGCCATTTCAACTTCCCGGCCCGGCCGCTGCTGGAATTCTCCACCGCGGAAACGGCCGACGTGGATATCAAGGCCCTCTTCGGTTGA